Part of the Streptomyces sp. NBC_00457 genome, GGCAGAGGTCATACCGGTGTGGCGGCTGTGCGCGCAGGGGCTCGCGGGACTCCGCAAAGGCTCCGTTCTCACGGGGGTGCCGGCGGCGTGCAAGGGCTCGGCACGGGGTCGTCCCGGCGGCGGGAGCAGCGAACTGCTGCTCATCGATGGGGGTGCGAAAGGGGTTCGTTCGGCGAGCGATCACCAACGCCCGTCGAAAGGCTTGCCGGGAAGCTCGCGGCGTCGGGTGCGGTGCGTCGCGAAGCAGAGCATCTCCCGCGTACCGGACGTGCTCACGTGGTGCTACAACGCGGCGAGGTGCCGTGCCGGGCGTAGCGAGCCGGTGAACCTTTCCGGTCGCGGCACCAGGGCCTGTGTCGGAAGTGGCGTCGTCCGCCCGAAGGGCGGGCCGGGCGGCGGCGATGGGGGCCCGCGCGAGTTCGGGTTCGAGGGTGGGGGAGCGTGCTCTGGGGCCCCGGCCGAAGGCTGGGGGGTGCCGGGCGGAAGCCCTCGTACTGGACGCACTTGGGCTTTCGCCCGGTGCGGCGAGTGGGGGCATCTCCCACGCCCTTAAGGCAGTGGGGGCGCGTGCCAGGCGTAGGCCGCAGGCGCCACTTCCGACACAGGGCCTAGGCGGCGGGCGCCTGCTGGTCGTCGGCCACGGGCCACCAGGCGAGCCGCATGGCGGCGATGCGGTCGCCGCGCAGGTCGTAGGAGGCGAAGAACCGGATCGTCACTTCTCGGCCGGACACGAGCGGGGTGAGGAAGTGGTCGGGCACGTCCCGCTCGGGCCGCAGCACGATGTCCAGCTCGACGAGGATGTGTCCCTCGGTTCGCGCGACGATTCTCGGCCGCAGTTCCTCCGGGATGCCGAGGTGGTTCTTGGTCAGGAAGTCGATCACCGTGTCCCTGCCGCGGAGCTCCCCGAAGGGCAGGATGAGGGCGAAGTCCTCGGTGTAGTAGCGCTGGGCGGTCTCGGCGTCGTCGCCCTGGTTGTAGGTCTTGATGTAGCCGTCGTAATCCATGCTGGTCTCCATGCCGGGTCCATGAGCGGCGGTAACGGTGGTCGGACAGAGGTCTGGCGCCTCCCGCATCCGCAACCACAGCGGTGGGGAGGAGGCAGGCCGCGCACGGGCAGGAGCTGTCCGGAGGGCGCCCGCCAAACCAATTCGCTAGATGTCTAGCGACCTGTTTCACGAAAGTAGAGACCCGGAGAACGGAGTTGTCAAGAGGGTGTTGCGTCGCCGTTAAGCCGCAATGTCGCGGCGTGGGTTCAGCTGGGCGGAATCAGGCGGCGCTGAGGCTCGGAGAGCGGTTCCGGCTCGTGTGCGGCGATCTTGGCGAGCAGTCGCGCCAGGGTGAGCTCCTCGTCGCGCGTGAGGGTCTCGAGCCAGTGTTTCTCGCGGTTGACGGTCCACCAGTGCATGAACTCGCCTACGACCGCTTCACCCTGCTCCGTGAGCGTGATCAGAAGCATGCGCCGGTCATCGAGCTGGGGGTTGCGCCTGATGAGGGCTGCGCGCTCCAGGGTGTGCAGAGTGGAGGTGACGCTCGCCGTGGAGACGCTGAGCAGTTCGGCGAGTCGCCGCGGAGCGGCCGGGCCTTCCACTTTGAGCGCGGTCATCAGCCAGAAGCCGGCGAAGGTCAGCCCGGCGGGCCGGGCGAAGTTGGACTCCATGTCGCGCTCGATCCTCCTCGCGGCCCGCATCAGGTTCATCCCCACCGACGCGATCGCGAGCTCCAGGTCGGCGTCCGGGAGAGTGAAGCCGGACGCGGCCGCCAGACGCTCGCCGTACGGCCCGGATTCCGCACTGTCGCTCGACTTGTCCGTCACGTGTGTCGCCCCCGTCTCGGAGTCCTGACTGCACCCGCCTTCCGGGCGCGTCCCATTCTTCCGCCTCCGATGGCTTGACAACCATCGATGCGGGGTTGCTACGGTCGTTTGAAATCGCTAGAAGTCTAGCGAAGTGTGCGGAGGTCACCATGACAGCGTCGTACCTTCCCCGGTCGGGTGCGCGCTGTCCCGGTCCGCCGACCGGCACGGAGGGCGGCCGCGCCAATGTCTCCGCGCTCGTCGATTGCCTGGAGCACAAACCCTGATACGGCCTGTGCGCCGCTGTTGTGGCGCTACCGCCGACGTGACGGCGGCACACCGGTGCACGCCCCTGGCGGCATCCACATCCCGCACCCGCTACCAGCAGCTGGAGAATCAGTCATGACGTGGTTGAACGAGTCCCCTTGGCAGTCCCGGATCCAACTCGGCGGCTGGGTGCCGGGCTCCGGCGGCGACTACCCCGTCGTGGAGCCCGCCACCGGCAAGGAGCTGGCCCGCGCCGGGCAGGCCACCGCGGCCGACGTCGCCACCGCCGCCGAGGGCGCCGCCGAGGCTCAGCGGGCCTGGGCCGCCCTGCCCTACGACCAGCGGGCGGCCGTACTGCGCCGGGCAGGCGACCTCTGGAACGACAGAGCCGAGGAGATCGGCGAGTGGATCGTCCGTGAGGCCGGCTCCATCCAGGCGAAGGCCGCACTGGAAGTCCACACGGCGGCCGAGGAGTGCTACGAATCCGCCGCGCTGGCCTCGCACCCCGCCGGTGAACTGCTGCGCAGCGCCCAGCCGCGGATCAGCCTGGCCCGCCGTGTCCCGGCGGGCGTCGTCGGCGTGATCTCCCCGTTCAACTTCCCGCTGATCCTCTCGATCCGGTCCGTCGCCCCGGCCCTCGCCCTGGGCAACGCCGTCATCCTCAAGCCCGATCCCCGCACGGCCGTCTGCGGCGGCGTCATCCTCGCGCGCGTCTTCGAGGAGGCGGGACTGCCCGAGGGGGTCCTGTCCGTGCTGCCCGGCGGCGCCGACGTCGGAGAGGCACTGGTGACCGACCCACGGGTACGGGTGATCTCCTTCACCGGCTCCACCCGTGCCGGACGCATCGTCGGCCGACTCGCCGGCGAGCATCTCAAGCGCGCCCACCTGGAGCTCGGCGGCAACTCAGCGCTCATCGTGACCGCCGACGTCGACCTGGACAAGGCCGTATCGGCGGGCGCATTCGGCTCCTTCATGCACCAGGGACAGATCTGCATGACGACGGGACGCCACATCGTCGACGCGGCGATCGCCGCCGACTACGCAGCGGCTCTGGCCGAGCACGCCGACCGGCTCACCGTCGGCGACCCGTCCACCGGGCAGGTCGCGCTCGGCCCGGTGATCGACGCCGGACAACGCGACACGATCCACCGGCTGGTGACGGAGTCGGTCGCCGCGGGCGCCCGGCTCGCCTCCGGCGGCACCTACGACGAGCTGTTCTACCGTCCCACCGTCCTCACCGACACGCCCGTGACGGCGCCCGCCTTCGCGGAGGAGGTCTTCGGCCCCGTCGCGCCCGTCGTCGCCTACGAGAATCTCGACCAGGCCGTCGCGCTCGCCACCGACAGCCCGTACGGTCTCAAGCTCGGCATCCTTACCGGCGACGGGCTGAAGGCCATGGAATGGGCCGAGCGCCTCCCGGTCGGCGCCGTCCACATCAACGACCAGACCGTCTCCGACGAGGCCGTCGCACCCTTCGGCGGCCAGGGCGCCTCCGGCACCGGGGCCCGCTTCGGCGGCATACAGGGCAACCTGGAGGCCTTCACCGAGGTCCAGTGGGTCACCGCCCAGAGTGAGATCCCCGACTATCCCTTCTGATCCCGGCCGCGCGACGCCGCACGGGTCAGGGCGGAGGCCGACTGGCCCGACCCCTTCGGCGCCCTCTGCCGTAGTGGCGAAGGGGGCGCCGAAGGGGTTGTTGGCCGCGCAGCGGCACCCCGGGCAGGCCCGCGCTGCCGGTTCGCCAACTGCTCCTGGGGCAGGGGTCCGTCGGCCAGGTGCCGGTCCGCTGCCTGGGCGGACTGCTGCAGGCGCTGGCCGGAGTGCCTGATCCCCGGGATCCACGCGGAGTGCGCTACCGGCTGCCGACGTTCCTGGCGATCGAGGTGTGCGCGATGACGGCGGCCGGTCACAACTCCCTGTCGCGATAGCCGAGTGGGCCCGCCGCTGTGATCAGGCGGTACTGGCCCGGCTGGGCTGTCCCTTCGATCCGTTCGCCGGCCACTTCCGGGCGCCGGGAGAGCGGACCTTGCGGGACGTCTTCGCCCGGTTCGATCCCAGCGCCCTCACATCGGCCGGGTTCGCCCGGCTCACCGCGCTGACACCGCCCGTGGTGGGGCCGCTGGGCCCGGACGGCATTGCGGAGGGCGAGCAACGCCGTGCCCACCGGGCTACCGCACGCGGGCAGGATCAGTGCCGGCGTGGGCGGCGGACGGCAAGTGCCTGCGCGGAGCCGTCCGCGCTCATGGCAGTCCGGTATGCGTGCTGACCGCCGTCCGTCACGATGACGCGCTGACCGCGGGCCCTGCGTGAGATCGGCGCGAAAACGAACGAGATCCCCGAGTTCGCCCCGCTGCTGGACACCATCGACGACCAGGACCTGAACGATGCCGTGGTCACGGTCGACGCCCTGCACGCCCAGAAGAACCATGCCCGCTACCTCGTCGAGGACCGAAAGGCGCACTACCTGCTGTCCGTGAAGAGCAACCAGCCCGCCCTGGCACGGCAGTTGAAGAAGCCTGCCCTGGGCGCAGGCACCGGTCCTGAGCCACTCCCGTGCTCGCGGACACGGCCGCGAGGAGGTCCGGGCGGTGAAGGCGGTGCCGTGGACGGACTGCTCTTCCCGCACGCCCGCCAGGTCGTGCGCATCCACCGCAAACGCCGCCGCATCGGCGCGGAGAAATGGACCACTGAGACGGTCTGTGCCGTCACCGACCTGCTCGCCCACCACGCGTCCGCCGCCGAGATCGCTGCCTGGGCGCGGGGCCACTGGATCATCGAGAACACCGTCCACTGGACCAAGGACGTCACCTTCGCCGAGGACGCCAGCCAGGTCCGCCGCCACCACACCCCGGCCGTCATGAGCGCCCTGCGCGACCTGGCCCGCGCCACCCTCCATCGCAGCGGATGGACCAACACCGCCGACGGCCGACGCGCCCACACCCACCCCGAAACCGCCCGCACACTCCACGGAATCCCGTGATCAAACCGGACGAACGTGACTCTCCCCGGGGTCCTGGGGCGCACCGTCAGCGAGGGTCCTCGGAACCCTCGCCGACGGATCGAACCCGTTTCTGGCCGAGACGCCTCGGAGAGGCTCGTGTCCTCGGCCGCGCGGGGTAGGTCAGCTCTTCTCCTCGGCGAACTCCAGGAGTGCCGGGCTGAGCCGGGTGGGGTCGAGTTCGGTGACGTCGTAGGCCGCGACCTCCGCCTTGACGAAGGGGTCGCCTGCGATGACGGCGTCCAGTTCCTCGCGGCTGGACGCGGTGGCGAAGATGATGCCTCCGGTCAGCGGGACCTTCTTGGCGTAGCCGAGGAGCACGCCGGAGGCGTACTTGGCCTGGAGCCAGGAGACGTGTCCTTCGAAGTGCTTGCTGACTTCTTCCATGGGCTGGATGTAGCCGACGGACAGCAGGTAAAGGGCCATGATGGCAATCAGTTCCGTTCTGTTGCGCGTGGAGTTCAGGCAGTGGTGGAGGCGGTGCGGTCCCCGCGCTCCTGTGCACGGCGGACCGAGCCCTCGTACGGCTCCAGTTCCTTGAGCTGCTGGTTGGTGAGGCGGGTCTTCTTCAGCTTCTCGGTCACCGGGGTGCGGCTCTCGGG contains:
- a CDS encoding nuclear transport factor 2 family protein, which encodes METSMDYDGYIKTYNQGDDAETAQRYYTEDFALILPFGELRGRDTVIDFLTKNHLGIPEELRPRIVARTEGHILVELDIVLRPERDVPDHFLTPLVSGREVTIRFFASYDLRGDRIAAMRLAWWPVADDQQAPAA
- a CDS encoding MarR family winged helix-turn-helix transcriptional regulator, translated to MTDKSSDSAESGPYGERLAAASGFTLPDADLELAIASVGMNLMRAARRIERDMESNFARPAGLTFAGFWLMTALKVEGPAAPRRLAELLSVSTASVTSTLHTLERAALIRRNPQLDDRRMLLITLTEQGEAVVGEFMHWWTVNREKHWLETLTRDEELTLARLLAKIAAHEPEPLSEPQRRLIPPS
- a CDS encoding aldehyde dehydrogenase family protein, with the translated sequence MTWLNESPWQSRIQLGGWVPGSGGDYPVVEPATGKELARAGQATAADVATAAEGAAEAQRAWAALPYDQRAAVLRRAGDLWNDRAEEIGEWIVREAGSIQAKAALEVHTAAEECYESAALASHPAGELLRSAQPRISLARRVPAGVVGVISPFNFPLILSIRSVAPALALGNAVILKPDPRTAVCGGVILARVFEEAGLPEGVLSVLPGGADVGEALVTDPRVRVISFTGSTRAGRIVGRLAGEHLKRAHLELGGNSALIVTADVDLDKAVSAGAFGSFMHQGQICMTTGRHIVDAAIAADYAAALAEHADRLTVGDPSTGQVALGPVIDAGQRDTIHRLVTESVAAGARLASGGTYDELFYRPTVLTDTPVTAPAFAEEVFGPVAPVVAYENLDQAVALATDSPYGLKLGILTGDGLKAMEWAERLPVGAVHINDQTVSDEAVAPFGGQGASGTGARFGGIQGNLEAFTEVQWVTAQSEIPDYPF
- a CDS encoding transposase family protein encodes the protein MPVRCLGGLLQALAGVPDPRDPRGVRYRLPTFLAIEVCAMTAAGHNSLSR
- a CDS encoding transposase, whose protein sequence is MNDAVVTVDALHAQKNHARYLVEDRKAHYLLSVKSNQPALARQLKKPALGAGTGPEPLPCSRTRPRGGPGGEGGAVDGLLFPHARQVVRIHRKRRRIGAEKWTTETVCAVTDLLAHHASAAEIAAWARGHWIIENTVHWTKDVTFAEDASQVRRHHTPAVMSALRDLARATLHRSGWTNTADGRRAHTHPETARTLHGIP
- a CDS encoding YciI family protein gives rise to the protein MALYLLSVGYIQPMEEVSKHFEGHVSWLQAKYASGVLLGYAKKVPLTGGIIFATASSREELDAVIAGDPFVKAEVAAYDVTELDPTRLSPALLEFAEEKS